One Lutzomyia longipalpis isolate SR_M1_2022 chromosome 4, ASM2433408v1 DNA segment encodes these proteins:
- the LOC129795902 gene encoding uncharacterized protein LOC129795902, with product MYRLNWHLKCLKQLTGYVRPVNNAGILGYATKKNAADDVTATAGEKVDKGQKNQDKLKPKITLLGPDSSTTIVTLEEAQKISKRREMKLIKVMNFDTKTQRPTYRLMTNAEFKEEQLKSHVGSDSDEKNERRDPPKGEKLLQVNNKIGDHDLQARIKNVTKWLSKNNRVVVVISGAGADAASSEKIFREIENATKSAGKIVQKRGKGSDIRFQINPTPSARTEDDIKAAKIS from the exons ATGTATCGTCTCAATTGGCATCTTAAGTGCCTCAAGCAGCTGACGGGGTACGTCCGACCGGTCAATAATGCGGGAATATTGGGGTATGCCACGAAGAAGAATGCTGCGGATGATGTGACAGCCACAGCAGGGGAGAAAGTGGACAAAGGGCAGAAGAATCAGGATAAATTGAAGCCCAAGATTACCCTCCTTGGCCCAGATAGTTCCACGACAATTGTAACACTCGAGGAGGCACAGAAAATCTCCAAGAGGCGCGAAATGAAGCTCATCAAGGTGATGAACTTTGACACGAAAACCCAGAGACCCACTTACAG ATTGATGACGAATGCTGAATTCAAGGAGGAGCAGCTGAAATCCCACGTTGGCAGTGATTCCGATGAGAAAAATGAACGGAG AGACCCCCCAAAGGGGGAGAAACTCCTTCAGGTGAACAATAAAATTGGCGATCATGACCTTCAGGCACGCATAAAGAACGTCACAAAGTGGCTTTCAAAGAATAATCGTGTTGTTGTCGTTATTTCCGGTGCTGGCGCCGATGCCGCTTCCTCCGAGAAGATTTTCCGGGAGAttgaaaatgcaacaaaatccgctgggaaaatTGTCCAGAAACGTGGAAAGGGAAGTGATATTCGCTTCCAAATTAATCCTACCCCGTCTGCCAGGACGGAAGATGACATAAAGGCAGCTAAAATTTCATGA